In the Bacillus sp. (in: firmicutes) genome, TTCTGGACCATCTCCAACTAGCAATAACTTCGCCGGAATCTTTTGCTGAATGTTGTAAAAAACTTGTACAACGTCTGGTACTCGTTTGACTACTCGAAAGTTTGAAACATGAATGAATACTTTCTCCTGTTCGTTTATGCCGTATTCTTTTTTTAATGAACTAGACTCTACCTTTCGGTAAACTCGCTCATCAATAAAGTTATAAATGGTTTGAATATTTTTATTCGGTCGAATCAAATCATACGTTTGTTGAACGAGGGCATTGGATACGGCAGTGACACTATCCGATTGCTCTATCCCAAAGCGAATCGCTTCCTTTAGCGATGGATCGTATCCTAAAACGGTGATATCTGTCCCGTGTAGGGTAGTTACAATTTTTACATCATTGTTTGACATTTGTTTTGCTAAAATGGCACAGACTGCATGAGGAATCGCGTAATGGACATGCAAGATATCTAACTGTTCTCGTTGAATGACTTCCGCCATTTTATTCGCTAATGCAATATCGTACGGTGGATATTGAAAAACGGAATAACTGTTCACTTCTACTTGATGGAAATAAATATTTGAGTACATTTTTTTTAAACGAAACGGGACGCTTGATGTTATAAAATGTATTTCGTGTCCTCTCTCTGCTAAAAGCTTTCCTAATTCTGTGGCGACAACCCCTGATCCCCCAACCGTAGGATAACATGTTATACCAATTTTTAATCGCATTGATCATCACCTAGCAAATCATGATGTAATAACACTGGCTGCTTTGTCATAAACCCTTCCGCATAACGAACTCCCACTTCTTTTCCGAGAATTCGTTCTCTAGCCGTAACAGCCTCAATATACCCATCTGTTAAAGGGGTCGCGACACCATCAGGAGATAATGTAAATTGGCTTTCATACGCTTTTAAGCTTTGAATTTTCTTTTCGATAAACGGAGAGATGTCAAATGCTACATGCGGTCGATAAAAGCCATTAATCATGTAATAGAAGACCTTTTTTACTTTATGGGCATCATAAGAGGATATAAATTTACGTATCCCTGCAGAAAATACCGCTTCATCCACTAATTTGGAGCAGTTGCCATGATCAGGATGCCGATCTTCCCAGTACGGGGCGAAAACAACGGTTGGCCGGTACTCACGGATGACATCGACGACCAATCGAATATGTTCGTCCGTCAAATAAAGCCCCCGATCTTTTAATGGCAATGTGATTCGTTTTTCTACACCAAGAATATGGGCGGCATGTTGCGCTTCTTTTTTTCTTCGTTCAACGGTTCCGTTGGAGGATAGCTCTGCTTCGGTCAGATCACAAATAACGATTCTTTTCCCCACCGAAGCGAGCTTGGCAATCGTTCCGCCCATTCCAATCTCCACATCGTCAGCATGGGCCCCAAAGCATAAAACATCGATTGGTGTATTCATGAAGTCTATTAGCCTCCGTTTCTTTTATGTACATTTCGCCATTGTAGGTCTCCCCTTTGTAACCCGTGAATTAAAATTTCAGCGGTTCCCATGTTGGTTGCTAACGGGATTTGGTACACATCACATAAACGAATTAATGCTGATACATCGGGTTCGTGAGGTTGAGCTGTTAATGGATCGCGAAAGAAGATAACGATATCCATTTCATTTTTAGCAATTAACGCTCCGATTTGTTGATCTCCACCTAATGGTCCAGACTGGAATCGGTGGACTTGCAAATTAGTAGCTTCCAATATCCGCTTACCCGTTGTCCCTGTTGCATATAACGTATGTTGTTTTAAAATCGGTTCATAGGCAATCACAAATTGTACCATGTCATCCTTTTTTTTATCGTGAGCAATAAGCGCAATGTTCACTTCCATCCCCCCCCCGATGTTAATCCATAATATGCTCTAACCCGTACACCAACGTTTCTAAGTGCATAATTGTTTCCACGCAATGCTTAACTCCTGTCATAAAAGACCCTCGGTGATACGAATCATGACGGATCGTTAACGATTGTCCTTCTCCACCAAACATGACTTGCTGATGGGCAATTAATCCTGGTAAACGGACACTATGAATCCGCATCCCTTCAATATTTGCCCCTCTTGCTCCGGAAAGCGTTTCTTTTTCATCGGGGTGACCTTGAGTCTTTGGTGAACGTACTTCTTGAATTAATTGTGCTGTTTTCACTGCTGTTCCTGATGGAGCATCAAGCTTTTGGTCATGATGCATTTCAATAATTTCAACATCCGGTAAATATTTGGCGGCCATTTGAGCAAACTTCATCATCAATACCGCACCGATCGCAAAGTTTGGAGCAATAATACATCCGAGTTTTTTTTCTTCCGCTAATTGTTTTAGTTCTTCTAACTGCTCATTTGTAAAGCCCGTCGTACCTACAACTGGGCGAACTCCATACATTAATGCCGTTTTCGTATGTATGTAACCTACTTCCGGTGTCGTCAAATCAATAAAGACATCCACGCTTTCGTTTTGAAACAATTGGTCGATGTTTGTATAAATCGGAACATTTACTCCCGGAAAATCTGGTATGTCACTTAATAGTTGACCATCGTGTTTTCGGTCTAATACAGCCACTAGTTCAAAATGATCCGTTTGTTGAACCATTTTCACTGCTTCTCTGCCCATTTTACCGCGTGGTCCCGCGATGGCAACGCGAATTTGACTCATCATTTGTCCTCCTTTCTTGTCCAACGATCTTTATCTCTCGTTTGAAACTTTTCCATGACCATGTCATGCGCTGACTGTAAATCGATATTTAACGAATTCGCTAAACAGATTAATACGAAAAGTAAATCACCAATTTCTTCTTCAATCGTTTTTTCTTTTTCCGTTTTTTTCTTAGGTTTTTCTCCATAATAATGATTAATTTCTCTCGCTAATTCTCCGAGCTCTTCGGTCAGCCTTGCTAACATAGCTAATGGTGAAAAATATCCTTCTTTAAATTGACCAATATACGCATCGACTTCTTGTTGAAGCTGTGCGACAGTTTTTTGCTTCTCCAAGTCCATCGTCCCCTTTCTTATCATATTTCATGTTAGCTAATTCCTTATATTTTTACAAATAATTTTTCTTTACATAATGGAGAGCATCCAAATATTGCTTGATCATCAAGCTTTAGCTATAATAGGAATTCCGATGATACACAATTTTATTCACGGGGGGGAAGACAGATGTTCGGATTACGTTGGAAAAATACTTTATTTATTTTAATAGGTTCAGCTATTTTTTCTTTTGGCATCGTTCATTTTAATATGCAAAATAATTTAGCCGAAGGTGGATTTACGGGTATTACGTTATTGCTTTATTTTATTTTTGGAATTGACCCTTCCTATACTAATTTAGCGTTAAACATTCCACTCTTTTTCATTGGTTGGCGATTATTAGGGAGAAACGCGTTTTTTTATACGCTAATCGGAACATTGGCTGTTTCGATTTTTTTATGGGTGTTTCAACGTTTGCAATTAAACATTCCACTTGAAGGAGATTTATTTTTAGCTGCTCTTTTTGCGGGTGTATCCATTGGAATTGGATTAGGAATTATTTTTCGGTTTGGTGGAACGACAGGCGGTGTTGATATTATTGCCCGATTGGCCTTTAAATATCTTGGCTGGAGTATGGGAAAAACGATGTTTTTATTCGATGCCGTTGTTATTACGTTATCGTTAATTACATATTTAGACTATCGGGAAGCGATGTACACGTTAGTAGCTGTTTTTGTCGGGGCTCGTGTCATTGATTTTATGCAAGAAGGTGCTTATGCAGCAAGGGGTGCGATGATCATTTCTGAAAAGCACGAGAAAATAGCTGATACGATTTTAGAGCAGATGGATCGAGGCGTCACCGTATTAAAAGGATATGGATCGTTTACGAAACAACCTCGTGAAGTGTTATATTGTGTTGTCGGCAAAAATGAAATCGTTCGCTTAAAAAATATTATTACTTCTGTTGACCCCCATGCATTTGTTTCTGTTACGGTTGTTCATGACGTATTAGGCGAAGGGTTTACGTTAGATGAAAACAAAAACCCGATAGAATAAATGAAAAAGGTGTCTCAGTATTTGAGACACCTTTTTCATTATTCTTCATCACCTTGCATACCAGTAAAGATTAATACGTATCGGAGTAATTCAAGTAATGCTACTGCAGCTGCAGCTACATAAGTTAACGCGGCTGCATTTAATACCTTCCGAGCATGACGCTCCTCTTCGTTTCGAATAATACCTAGTGAAACAACTTGATCCATTGCACGAGAAGATGCGTTAAATTCCACTGGTAGTGTAACGACTTGGAATAGAACAGCAGCCGCCATCATTAAAATCCCGAGTAACAAAAATCCTGAAAGCTGTGCGATAATTCCAATGAAAATGAGAATCCACGAAAAATTTGAACTAATATTGACAACCGGAACTAGCGCATGGCGAAAACGTAGAAATGCATACCCTTGAGCATCTTGAAGTGCATGTCCAACTTCGTGTGCTGCCACCGCAGCTCCAGCAACTGAGTATCCATGGTAGTTTGCTGGAGACAGATGTACCGTTTTTGTAAGTGGGTTGTAATGGTCACTTAAAAATCCATGTGTTTCCACTACTTTGATATGGTATAATCCGTTATCATCTAAAATTTTTCTCGCTACTTCTGCTCCAGTCATTCGTGATGAAGTGGGTACATTGGAATATTTATTGTACGTCCTTTTCACACGGAATGACGCCCATAGGGGAACGATTAGAATGAGCAAGAAATAAATAAGAAATCCGCTCATCTTATGCCATTACCTCCATCATTTATCAATGTTCTTCTTTTCAAGAACATTTTACTCATTCTATAAAAAGAAAGTCAATCATTTTGCTCTTGTTTCTTTTTCTGTTCATTTCCTTTATATTTTCTCCAACCGACGTAAGATAATGTAACTATGATAATACTACCAGTAGAGATAATGACCCACCATAAGGATGGATCGGCTTCATCTTCTGTCGTATTGTTAAATAAATACTGTAAATCGTTACGTAAATTCGTTAATTGATTGTGTGAATCTCTATCAGTAAGAACTTCTGTACGATAACGGTCGATAAATGCAATTTGGGCATCCAATTTTTGTACGGTTTGGACAGGAATATCTACTTTTAAACTCGGTTGAATGACACTATATTTCGATAAAAAAGAATTTAAATGTTGATGATACAATAAGGAATCTCCTTCTTGAGCCGCTTGTTCTACTTGTTGAAAGGCGGTCATAATCGAATCTTCCATTTCCGTCCATAACGGTTGGTATTGAGTAACGAGTGCATCCATAACGAGTCGGAATGTTGTTACTTTATTCAAGCGCTCTTCTGGCGTTAGTGACATGTTTGTTAAGGCCGAAAGCGCTTGGTTATGAGTCGCTGTTAAAATCCGTAACTCATCCATAGAAAACAATCGCTCTTGGATTGTTACAGTTGTAAATTTATTTGAAAAATATTCAAGCAACCGTTTGGCCTCTTCATATTTTCCTAGTTTCGTTAAAGCTAATGCTTCGTCAGCGATCTCGTCAAGTTGTCCTAACGATTCATTTGATTCAGCCAATGTAGTATGTGAAAACCAAGTAATCCCGGTCAATAGAAACCACAAAATTACTATTATAGTAACCTTCTTCATCCTTGTCCCCCCTCAAACTACTAGTAATATGTATGATAGGGTGGACAAGTATAGAACTTTCTTCCGATGAAATTTAATCGTTTTTCACCAAACTGTAACGATGAACCGTTAAAAAGTAAGTTAAACCGATCGAAAAAATGCTTAGCCAAAACGTAAAGTATCCAATCTCTTGGACATACATATGTAATTGGGAGTAGCGAGGATATTGAGCGAACACATAATCAATCACATCGTTATGTAACGTCCAAATACTTGCGACAATAATATGGCGCAGTTTCACTTGTAAAAAAGGCGAATATAAGATACCTTGAATAGCCATCGCTAGGTGTGACACTATTAACAAATACCCTTGCCATGGTAAATATCCTGTTACTTGAAGGGTGAGAATGTTCATCACAACTGCCCAGACCCCATATTTAAACAATGTTAATAACGCGAGAGCTTCTATATAAGGGATATTTGTTCTCAACAAAAAACCTATTAATACAATGACAAAAAATAAGCTGGCTGTAGGGCTATCAGGAACAAATGGTAAAAAATGAGGCGGTGTTTCACTTAATTGAGAGCCGTACCATACATATCCGTATATCGTACCCCCAATATTAATCAATAATAGTGCCCATAAGACGAGCCGGTTCATTAATAAGTTTCGCCAAAATACCAATCCTTATCTTCCTTCCTTTATCTTTTATTACATCCAAATTGTAGCATAATTAGTAGATTACCTTACAACATCTTAGTCGTAATTCAATGAATTGACGATAAAAAAGGGCCACCCGAAATTGGACAGCCCTTAACATATCACCTTATTCAGCTTTTAAACCGGAGATAAACTCTGCTAATTTTTGAAGATCTTCGTCTGTACCTTTAAATAGTCCAGCTGGCATGCCTGGCGCTTTACCGTTCACAGCGATGTCAGCCACTTCTTCAGGTGTTAATCCTGTGTCAACTAGTGCAGGAGCAGCTCCACCTTGTAAATTATCTCCGTGACAGTTGATACATCCATTTTCTTGATAAATTTTGTAGCCTTCTGCTTCTTTATCAATTTCTACTTCAGCAACAATTTTACCTTGTGCTTCGCGTGCTTCCCAGTCAACTGCAACAGCAGACTCCCAAGTAAGATAAATGGTTGCTGCAACTGCCAGTAACATAAAACCTGTTGCAAATGGACGTTTCGTCGGACGACGATGTGGCCCTTTATCAATGAACGGTGCTAATAGCAGGGCACCAAAGGCGATACCAGGAATAACAATCGCACCAATCACGTTGTATGGACCAGAAGCGTACGTATACTTCAGTAATTGATAAAGGAATAAGAAGTACCAGTCTGGTAACGGAATGTATCCTGTATCAGTCGGATCCGCCACACGCTCAAGCGGAGACGGGTGGGCGACCGTTAAACATAAATAACCGATTAAAAACACGGAACCGACAAGCCATTCTTTTAATAAGAAGTTTGGCCAAAACGCTTCCGTTTTACCTGGATATTCCGAGTAATCTTTCGGAATATTTGGCTTTCGTTCAGCAGAGACGCGAGAGTCCCCAACGAACTTCATGCCTTTACCGCGATGCATAGCGTCCCCCTCCTTCAAATTAAACTACAAAATTATCCGAACGTACTCAATTTTACAGTGGACCTGAAATTCCTTGTTTACGAATCATTAAGAAGTGGGCACCCATTAAGCCTAATAAAGCTGCTGGTAAGAAAAAGACGTGAATCGCAAAGAAACGTGCTAATGTTTGGGCACCAACGATTTCTGGGTGACCTGCTAATAATGTCTTAATTTCATCGCCGATAAATGGAACAGCGCCAGCAATTTCAAGACCAACTTTCGTTGCGAATAGCGCTTTCATATCCCAAGGTAATAAGTATCCTGTGAAACCTAAACCTAACATAACAAAGAAAATAAGAACCCCAACAATCCAGTTTAGTTCACGTGGCTTTTTGTACGCACCTTGGAAAAATACACGTAACGTATGTAAAAACATCATTACGATAACGAGACTCGCACCCCAGTGGTGCATTCCACGAACGATTTGTCCAAAAGCTACTTCGTTCTGTAGGTAATAAACAGATTTCCAAGCGTTTTCAATATCTGGTACATAATACATAGTTAAAAACATACCAGACAAGATTTGGATAACCGTTACAAAAAACGTTAATCCACCAAAGCAGTAAACAAACGCCGAAAAATGGTGCGCTGGGTTTACGTGCTCAGGCACTTCGTGATCGGCAATATCGCGCCATAAAGGCGTAATATCTAAACGCTCGTCAACCCAATCATACAGTTTGTTTAACAATTATTACGCCTCCTTACACAAATGGATTTGCCTTTGGTTTACCTAAATAAAGGTAACCATCCACCACTTTTGTTGGGTATGCATCCAACGGAGCGGTTGGAGGTGTACCAGGTACGTTCTTACCATTCTTCTCATAAAGCCCGTTATGACAAGGACAGTAGAACATGTTTTGATGTTTTTGATCTCCGTTCCAGTTTACTGTACAGCCAAGGTGTTTACAAATTGGAGAGAGGGCAACGATTTCCCCTTTTTCATTTTTATATACCCAAGCTGTGTTCGTAACTTCTGAAACATACCATGCATCTTTTTGCTCGTATGAGAAGTCTACACGTTGAGGTTCGTTCGTAATTTCATCCACTTTCAATTTAGTTGGATGAAAATCACCTGCACCCTTTGGTTGTAATACAGGATCCACCGCAAAACGAACCATTGGCATCAACATTCCTGCTGCCATAAATCCGCCTACTCCTGTAAGCGTATAGTTAAGGAATTGACGACGTGATACACGATGTTTGCTCATCCTTTTCCCCCCTCTATCTTAAGGTCAGTCCTACGGACAAAGTATTCGCACATATACAAAACTAGGACATACTCATGATATATCAATCTTTTGACAAGGTCAATAACCACGGAGAACAAAACGTGTCAACAATGTGACGATTTTCTGAAAAATTATGGTTGATGTTGCCACTTATGAACGATAAGTTGAATCAACTGTTTCACTTGGTCGTTCATCAGCGAATGTTTAAATTGCCGGTCAACATGCTCAAGTGGTACGGAAGGAACCCATAGCACTGTTCCCTGTAATAAATCTTCATACGTTTTCCATTCAGGGTCTGAAGTTAGATAAAATACATGCACAAAACCCTGTTGTTTACATTGTTCTTCCCATTTACGGAGACGTTCTCCTTTTTCTTTTTCCTGCTCGAGGTAACTAAACGGAGGAAAAAGAAACAATCTCCCCTTAAATTGTTTTTCTAAATATGTAGATAATAATTGAATAAATTCTCCTTGTTGTGCAGCTTGTTTCATTCCTCCTTCATCGAAACGAAGTGGAAGAAGAGGGATGATGGCTGTGTCAACAAATTGTTTTTCTTTAAAATAAGTTTCTACATCTTTTCCATTCCAATTCATCCTAATTTCTCCTCTGCCTTTATGTTTCGTTACCTAGAATACCACATTCTAAAGAAAAAAGGGATTTTTTCCTCTCCTTTGTCTTATCCTTCACCGGAAGGCAAGAGTTTATGTACTGTTTCTGATTCATTCTTTTATGCCATATAAAAAGAGCCTGACGTTCTGCAACAGGCTCTTACGAATGATTTTTCTCACTTCGTTTCGGTTGTAACCGATTTAATTGTTGAACAAGTTCTTGAAAGCGGTGCTCATCTTTTTGGTCTAATGCTTGATCAATTTCTTTCAATAACCGGTTTTTTTGAAAATCTTTAATGCACATCTTTAAAAATTGTTCCGCTAGTATACGATCTTCTTCTGTAATATGGATGTTTTTCGGAACGTACGGATTTTCTTCTAATACGGCTGCATATTGATGAGATGTACGAGCAGAGCGAAAGTTTAACTGAATATAAATGTTTTCATCCTTGTTTAAACGAATATCGTGGAAGGATTTTTCAGCATCCGTGGTCATGACATTTTCTTTGTAAAAACGAAACGGAGCATCATCGACACAATGAGTAGACATGATTAACCCGCGTGGACAATACTGGGCATCTTCTACAAAATGAACTTTCTCCATCAGTTGGTCATGACTCATTAAATAATTTAAAATCCAAACACATTCTCTTCGTTTTAATTGGTAGTGATTTAAAAACCATCGAATAAATTCTTTTTTCTCATTGACAGATACAGGGGTGTTCATCTTCTCCCTCCTCTGTATTATTCATCATTCTAACATACGGGTATCTTCCTGAAGGCGTTCGACAAGCATGATATATTCTTCATTCGTAGGGTCTTGTTGTAATAATTGCTGATAAATAGTATAAGCTTCTTTTAACATTCCTTCTTCAAGCAGGAATTGTCCAAAATCGTTTAAAAATTCTGGATGATTCTTAAAGAAAGTATATGCTTGTTGGTAACGTTTTAATGCCTGCTCATACTGTTCTACCTCTTGGAGAGATACCGCCATGTCCCAATCCAATTGAGGGTCGTGCTCACCTTCTTTTTCAACCATTTCCACTAGCTCAATGACCTCTTCGTAACGCTCTTGATGAAGTAATAAACGATTTAATTGAAGGGCAGCTTCCAAATAAGATGGGTCAATTACTAACGCTTGTCGAAAAAAGTGTTCTGCTTTTTCTAAATTGTTTAGTTTCATCGCTATTTTTCCACCAAACGCAAGCAATTCTTTGTTAAATTCATTAAATTTTAACCCTTCTTCGATGGTTTTCACACTTTTTTCAAGTAGTTCTTCGTGTTCGTATGCCTTTGCTAAGTAAAGGTACAACGAATGATATTCAGGGTCTAATTCTTTTAATTCGGTAAATTTTTCAATCGCCAGCTTATAATAACCCGCTTGATAGGCAGTAAAAGCATATCCGAATAATGTATTAATTTCTAATCGTTCATCTAATGCTTTTTCATAGTATGGAAGAGCTTCTTCAAACGCTCCACCTGCACTTAACGTATCGGCTAAACGATGATGAATCGATGTTCCAGCAATTTCTGTTTCGCCTGTTTCTAATAATTGTTCGTAATGTCGGATTGCTTCTAAATGTCTCCCTTGGGAGGCATATAATTCGGCTAAAGCAAATTGAATGACTGGCTCATTCGGAAGAAGTTGTTGTGCTCGGAGTAATTTTTGTTCACTTACTTCAAAAAGCCCTTGCGATTGGTACAAATCCGCTAAAAGGACGAGGGCACGTGGATATACTGGATCGTTCTCAGGGATTTGTTCTAATTGTTCTAAAGCGGCATCTTCTTGATCCATGTCCACAAGCGTTTCCGCTAATAAGACTTTTAATTCCCCTTCATCCGGATATTTTGTTAGCAATTGTTCATATAATTGTTTTGTCTCTTCTAAAAAGCCAAGATGGTATAGTTCTTCTGCCAATTGAAATTGTTCTTCATCACTTCCATTTTTAAGAATCTTTTGGAACGTTTTCTTTGCATTGTCTAAGTCTCCTACCTGTAAATGTTGCAACATTTGTTGTGGCGTATTCATTAGGCATTCCCTTTCTATTTCTTTCATTTTCTATTGGAAATATAGTGGTCGTTTAATTTTTAACTCAGTTCCAAAACCAGGCCGATATTCGATTTTATCATATATTTTTATTATTTGTCCTTTAAAAACGGTTAGCAAGGGGTCGTCTGTTGGGACCGAATCATTAAGTGTTGTTTGATTATACAGGTTATAAATTATTTCTCCACCAACCATTAAATTTCCTCTAAGAGGAAACACGCCAATTTTTTTCAAAATTCGTTCTTCGATAGGTGTATACGGAACTATCTGTTGAGTATAATGAGTTATTTTTTCGTTTTTCAACACCGTTTCCCATCTTTTTAGTATTTTTTTTCGTTGTTTGTCGTTTATTGACGATGGAAGATAAGGAATTAACACCAATAGATATGGGAAGATTGCTTCTTTAATCCATCCCCAAGGACAGTCTTCCCATGCTCCATCTTCATCGAGTTGAACCAAAATAGCCGGAATAAGTAATTTTTTACACGTTCTCACAAAGGAAGGGGTTAAAACTTTTGGTGGCACTAGAGGACAGATTAGGAAGTCAATAGGTGAATTAAATAATGACGTTCTTCGAAAGTTTAGTTGTTTGGACAAATCTTTTTCATACCGAATGGGAATGACGGAAAGTACGGTTGTACAGCCTTTTGATAAAAAGTGGTGAATAAAATGTTCTTTTAATTGAGAATTCGACCAGTCATCAATTGGTGCATCATCCATCATCACGTGAGTCGGTGCAATGATAAACGGAGAAATGTTCATGCGCATGTATTGGTAGCGAGAATAAGTTGGGCGAATACCACGGATTTTCCCGTCTTCTACTAATAATTCCATTTCCTTTCGTTTAGTATTCGTCCACATGGTGCCTCCTTCAATGATATATTTCATCTAACCATCTCCTATGCTCATTTGTTATTGACAAGCTATGAACAGATGAAAAAAAAAATGACAAAAAGCGGGTGACAAAACTCACCCGCTTACACAAATACATAACTTATATTTGTTTAATCTTTATTCATCCCTAATATTTTTAAATCTTCAAAAAAGGTTGGATAAGAAACAGAGACGGCATGGACTCCATCAATGGTTACTTCTGATTGACATATAAGGGAGGCAATTGCTAACATCATACCGATACGATGGTCCCCATAAGAACGGACGTTTCCCCCTGTTAAAGTACATTTTCCATGAATGATCATTCCATCCTCGGTCGGTTGAATATCAGCACCTAATTGTTGTAGCTCATGACAAACGGCATCAATTCTGTTTGTTTCTTTCACCTTTAATTCTTCTGCATTTCGAATAATGGTCTTTCCTTCGGCTTGAGTAGCAAGTAGTGCAATAATTGGAAGTTCATCAATTAATCGTGGAATCATCTCCCCTCCAATTTCAATTCCTTTCAATTTTGAAGAGCGAATGATAATTGTTCCAACTGGTTCTGTGGAATCATAGCTTTCGTCTACAATCGTAATATCTGCCCCCATTTGTTTCATTACATCAATAATGCCTGTTCTTGTCGGATTGAGTCCAACATTTGGTAAGATAATTTCACTTCCTGGGACAATAGCGCCCGCTACGAGGAAAAACGCTGCTGAAGAGATATCCCCTGGTACAACAATATTCGTTGCTTTTAATGTTTGTTTTCCATTCAATCGAATAACATTTCCATGTTTTTCAATTTCGCCTGAAAATTGCCGAATCATTCTTTCAGTATGGTCTCGACTTGGAGCAGGTTCAAGAATCTCGGTCGTCCCTTCACTTTGTAAACCAGCTAATAAAATAGCCGACTTTACTTGCGCGCTCGCAACAGGTAATTCGTATCGAATGGCATTTAGCTGTGCTCCTCGTACGGACAACGGAGTAAATTCTCCATTTTGACGTCCGTCAATGATGGCCCCCATTAATTGTAAAGGTTTTGTTACCCGAGACATCGGTCGTTTCGCAATGGATTCATCACCTATGAGGACAGAATGAAACGGGCGACCAGCTAAAATTCCGAGCATAAGGCGTGCCGTGGTTCCTGAATTTCCGACATTTAAAATGTCTTTTGGTTCTGTTAAACCGTCCCAGCCCTTCCCATGTACGGTCACAGTCGTTCCATGCTGTTCAATATGAACTCCTAAGCGTCGGAAACAAGAAATCGTACTTAAACAATCATCTCCAGTTAAAAAG is a window encoding:
- the bshA gene encoding N-acetyl-alpha-D-glucosaminyl L-malate synthase BshA; translation: MRLKIGITCYPTVGGSGVVATELGKLLAERGHEIHFITSSVPFRLKKMYSNIYFHQVEVNSYSVFQYPPYDIALANKMAEVIQREQLDILHVHYAIPHAVCAILAKQMSNNDVKIVTTLHGTDITVLGYDPSLKEAIRFGIEQSDSVTAVSNALVQQTYDLIRPNKNIQTIYNFIDERVYRKVESSSLKKEYGINEQEKVFIHVSNFRVVKRVPDVVQVFYNIQQKIPAKLLLVGDGPEMTVVCQLVEKLGLQKHVLFLGKQDNLEELYSISDVMLLLSEKESFGLVALEAMACGVPCIGTNIGGIPEVITDGENGFICEVGNIHQITERSLQLVTDEDLHKTFSEQAVRTVYDKFHSEKIVQQYEQLYVRLMEERN
- the bshB1 gene encoding bacillithiol biosynthesis deacetylase BshB1, with amino-acid sequence MNTPIDVLCFGAHADDVEIGMGGTIAKLASVGKRIVICDLTEAELSSNGTVERRKKEAQHAAHILGVEKRITLPLKDRGLYLTDEHIRLVVDVIREYRPTVVFAPYWEDRHPDHGNCSKLVDEAVFSAGIRKFISSYDAHKVKKVFYYMINGFYRPHVAFDISPFIEKKIQSLKAYESQFTLSPDGVATPLTDGYIEAVTARERILGKEVGVRYAEGFMTKQPVLLHHDLLGDDQCD
- a CDS encoding DUF1405 domain-containing protein, with translation MNRLVLWALLLINIGGTIYGYVWYGSQLSETPPHFLPFVPDSPTASLFFVIVLIGFLLRTNIPYIEALALLTLFKYGVWAVVMNILTLQVTGYLPWQGYLLIVSHLAMAIQGILYSPFLQVKLRHIIVASIWTLHNDVIDYVFAQYPRYSQLHMYVQEIGYFTFWLSIFSIGLTYFLTVHRYSLVKND
- a CDS encoding YitT family protein, coding for MFGLRWKNTLFILIGSAIFSFGIVHFNMQNNLAEGGFTGITLLLYFIFGIDPSYTNLALNIPLFFIGWRLLGRNAFFYTLIGTLAVSIFLWVFQRLQLNIPLEGDLFLAALFAGVSIGIGLGIIFRFGGTTGGVDIIARLAFKYLGWSMGKTMFLFDAVVITLSLITYLDYREAMYTLVAVFVGARVIDFMQEGAYAARGAMIISEKHEKIADTILEQMDRGVTVLKGYGSFTKQPREVLYCVVGKNEIVRLKNIITSVDPHAFVSVTVVHDVLGEGFTLDENKNPIE
- a CDS encoding zinc metallopeptidase; translated protein: MSGFLIYFLLILIVPLWASFRVKRTYNKYSNVPTSSRMTGAEVARKILDDNGLYHIKVVETHGFLSDHYNPLTKTVHLSPANYHGYSVAGAAVAAHEVGHALQDAQGYAFLRFRHALVPVVNISSNFSWILIFIGIIAQLSGFLLLGILMMAAAVLFQVVTLPVEFNASSRAMDQVVSLGIIRNEEERHARKVLNAAALTYVAAAAVALLELLRYVLIFTGMQGDEE
- a CDS encoding 4-hydroxy-tetrahydrodipicolinate reductase, with product MSQIRVAIAGPRGKMGREAVKMVQQTDHFELVAVLDRKHDGQLLSDIPDFPGVNVPIYTNIDQLFQNESVDVFIDLTTPEVGYIHTKTALMYGVRPVVGTTGFTNEQLEELKQLAEEKKLGCIIAPNFAIGAVLMMKFAQMAAKYLPDVEIIEMHHDQKLDAPSGTAVKTAQLIQEVRSPKTQGHPDEKETLSGARGANIEGMRIHSVRLPGLIAHQQVMFGGEGQSLTIRHDSYHRGSFMTGVKHCVETIMHLETLVYGLEHIMD
- the ypjB gene encoding sporulation protein YpjB, giving the protein MKKVTIIVILWFLLTGITWFSHTTLAESNESLGQLDEIADEALALTKLGKYEEAKRLLEYFSNKFTTVTIQERLFSMDELRILTATHNQALSALTNMSLTPEERLNKVTTFRLVMDALVTQYQPLWTEMEDSIMTAFQQVEQAAQEGDSLLYHQHLNSFLSKYSVIQPSLKVDIPVQTVQKLDAQIAFIDRYRTEVLTDRDSHNQLTNLRNDLQYLFNNTTEDEADPSLWWVIISTGSIIIVTLSYVGWRKYKGNEQKKKQEQND
- a CDS encoding nucleotide pyrophosphohydrolase, translating into MDLEKQKTVAQLQQEVDAYIGQFKEGYFSPLAMLARLTEELGELAREINHYYGEKPKKKTEKEKTIEEEIGDLLFVLICLANSLNIDLQSAHDMVMEKFQTRDKDRWTRKEDK
- the mgsA gene encoding methylglyoxal synthase; its protein translation is MNIALIAHDKKKDDMVQFVIAYEPILKQHTLYATGTTGKRILEATNLQVHRFQSGPLGGDQQIGALIAKNEMDIVIFFRDPLTAQPHEPDVSALIRLCDVYQIPLATNMGTAEILIHGLQRGDLQWRNVHKRNGG